AACGAAAGGATGCACAACTTGCTCGCGAAGTCCAACTTGCTCTTCCCCGTGAATTAAGTATTACGCAGAATATTGAACTAGTGCGTGAGTTTGTTAACACTGAATTTGTTGCACGCGGCATGGTGGTAGATGTGTGCTTTCATAACCCTACAGGGGAAGATGGGCTTACTCAACCCCATGCGCATATTCTTTTAACATTACGTGAAGTAAATGAAGCAGGATTTGGTCTTAAAGAAAGGACCTGGAACGATAATGCCTTACTCGAACATTGGCGCGAAGAATGGGCTAACTTGGAAAATCGCCATTTAGCATTGCATGGCGTTGACCAACGGGTAGACCACCGTAGCTATAAAGAGCAAGGCATACCCTTAGAGCCTCAATACAAAATAGGACCTAAGCGTGCTAAAGAGCGTATGGCGCGCCTAGCTGACCACCAACGAATTGCACGTGAAAATGGACAGTTAATTTTTGAACGTCCTGACATTGCTTTAGATGCAATAACCCGAAACCAATCTACCTTTACTCATCAAGATTTAGCCTGTTTTATTAACCGCCATACGGAAGATGCTAACCAATTTAAATTGGTGTTTGAGCGGGTTAAGTCCTGTGATGAAATGGTGCTTTTAGGTCAGGATGGTCAAGGAAGACAGCGCTTTTCAACGCGCACTATGTTGGCTATTGAAGCGTCCCTGATGAACCATGCCGATAGACTCCATCATCATATGGGACATGACGTCAATGACAGCGCAATCCGCAATGCCAAACTAAATCGTACATTATCCCAAGAACAAGAACTGGCACTGGATTATGTAACATCAGCTGGCAATATGAAGTCGCTTTTAGGTTACGCAGGTACTGGGAAAAGCTACCTTCTAGGCGCTGCGCGTGAGGTTTGGGAGCAATCAGGGTATCGCGTACAAGGGGCCGCCCTTTCAGGCATTTCAGCACTTAATTTAAGAGATAGCTCAGGTATTGAATCAAGAACCATTGCTAGCCTTTTTTATCGTTTGGACAACGGCATGCTCACGCTTAATTCACGCGATATTTTAGTGGTAGATGAGGCAGGCATGCTGGGCTCGCGCACCATGGAACGTCTGACCCGTGAAGTCGATAACGCTCGTGCAAAACTCGTGTTAGTCGGTGATTGGCAGCAACTGCAAGCCATCGAAGCAGGTGCTGCATTCCGCGCAATTGCAGAAAACTATCAATATACAGAACTTAATCAAATCAGACGGCAAACAACACCCTGGCAAGTTGACGCCTCACTTCACTTAGCGCAAGGCCAAGTAGAGCAGGCATTGCATGCTTATGATTCCTATGACCATATCCATCGGTTTAAAACCACAATAGAAGCCAAACAGGCCTTAATTGAGCAGTGGAATGATGTCCGTATTGCCTCGCCTTCCGACTCGCAAATTATCCTCGCCTACACCCGAAATGATGTGAAAGAGCTCAATGACATGGCGCGCCTCGTGAAGCGAAAAGATGGTGAATTAGGTGAAGAGGTCGTCTTTAATATGGCACGTGGAGAACGCGCCTTTGCAATCAATGACCGCGTTTATTTCTTACAAAGAGAAGACCGTCTAGGTGTTATTAATGGCACGTTAGGCACCATTGAAGGGATTAATGCCAAATCGGGTATGATCACTGTCGCACTAGACTGTGATAATTTAAAGAAGACGCCTCCACGCGTTAACGTCAATACCCATGACTACAAACATTTAGAACATGGCTATGCAGCGACCGTGTATAAAGCGCAAGGGGTAACGGTTGACCGAGCCTATGTGTTACCCACAACCCATTATGATGCCCACTCAACGTATGTC
The sequence above is drawn from the Legionella beliardensis genome and encodes:
- the traA gene encoding Ti-type conjugative transfer relaxase TraA gives rise to the protein MAIYRFSAQIISRSQGRSIVAASAYRAGEELVDERTGVIYDFTDKNEVVHKEILLPTNAPLWMSARSQLWNAIEQHEKRKDAQLAREVQLALPRELSITQNIELVREFVNTEFVARGMVVDVCFHNPTGEDGLTQPHAHILLTLREVNEAGFGLKERTWNDNALLEHWREEWANLENRHLALHGVDQRVDHRSYKEQGIPLEPQYKIGPKRAKERMARLADHQRIARENGQLIFERPDIALDAITRNQSTFTHQDLACFINRHTEDANQFKLVFERVKSCDEMVLLGQDGQGRQRFSTRTMLAIEASLMNHADRLHHHMGHDVNDSAIRNAKLNRTLSQEQELALDYVTSAGNMKSLLGYAGTGKSYLLGAAREVWEQSGYRVQGAALSGISALNLRDSSGIESRTIASLFYRLDNGMLTLNSRDILVVDEAGMLGSRTMERLTREVDNARAKLVLVGDWQQLQAIEAGAAFRAIAENYQYTELNQIRRQTTPWQVDASLHLAQGQVEQALHAYDSYDHIHRFKTTIEAKQALIEQWNDVRIASPSDSQIILAYTRNDVKELNDMARLVKRKDGELGEEVVFNMARGERAFAINDRVYFLQREDRLGVINGTLGTIEGINAKSGMITVALDCDNLKKTPPRVNVNTHDYKHLEHGYAATVYKAQGVTVDRAYVLPTTHYDAHSTYVAMTRHRKSCELFVSREVFAEDKVLAQVLKRNRAKDVTCDYTQMTGEFARQRGVASEKIPARPPALDEPWRTSEHALESLMNHVMGRDIQLEQKKLEAFEREFTKENPDIARHLANSLLSNADYQAKSLAALLSPYSKALAGNQLTSQQHAELISLIDKLPLDSQSMNAFKKDYPELAKQAEQFLKNNIQQRVRIKTIDKELER